The following DNA comes from Picosynechococcus sp. PCC 7003.
GTTGTTCTGGGGTTTCAGACGTTTCTTGATCGAAAATATTTTCTAAAAACTCTTCATCCGGCTGAACAAGGGTTTCCTGAAAGACAATAGTTTCTCTACCGCTAATGGTGGATTGTTCAACGGGTTCTGGGGGAGGAGCCGAGATATCCTCCCCGCCGTGATCAGCCTCTGGGGTGATCCCAGCGAAACCCGCTTCCGCCGCCACTGCTTCGTCAAAATCTGCCGTTTTTCCGAACTCCTCTGAATCTAAGTCTGAAAAAACATCGGTGGCTTCAGCTTCTTCTTCTCGTGGCGCATCAGGCCCGTGAATCTCAGGTACTTCCTCTGCTTCCTCTGCAACGGCGGCATCAAAATCAAAGTCTTCTTCCCCGAACAGCTCATCGAGATCATCGACGGGTTCTGCTAGATCTGCCTCGGCAGCATCGCTGGATTCATCAAAAAGGGCCTCAAAATCATCGAGGTCATCTTGATCGGCAAAATCAGTACCAACATCCTGGGGGGCTGCTTCCATATCTGGCAAGTCAAGGTCTGGCAGTTCTGGCTCTGCAGTATCAGATTCAGAATCATCAAAATCCAAACCAAGGTCAGCAAATTCTGCTTCGTTAAACTCTAGTTCCAAATCATCAAAGTCTGATTCAGAAGTCGTAGATGCAGTCGCACTAGGGAAATCACTGGCAGCTACCGAAGGAAGAAGATCAGCAGCTGCCTTAGGCTTTGGGTCTGCGCTTGCCTCCCCACCATCTTCTTCGGCAAATTCAAGGTGTAGTCTGACTTTTCCTTTAACCCAACCAGAGGCTCCAAACCGTAGCACATCACATTCAATGCCATTATCCGTTAGCCAATCAATGGTTTCTTCAGTGAGTCCCCCCAACCCTTGGTCTAGTAAGAGTTGTTTTAAGGCGGCGGCGAACTCGTCAACGCGAAAAGTGCTATGGCCGATTACAAAACGGGATTCGCTATTAATCGACAGCACTTCACCGCTGCTCAGTGGTTGAAAGTTTTTGCTCACGGTTATTTCCCCACAGTATCAAAATAGTTAGGTCATCAAGCTAAAAGAGGATTCGGGTGGACTGATATCGAAATTCAATCCTTTGTGTCCTATTTTAATCGGGCTTTTCCCACGGAAATGTCTTTTTCTCTTTAAAATTTACGGATTTTTAGAAAAACCAACCATAGGAATGTAATCCTTTACCAAGGATGTTGACTCCTAGATAACATACCCAGACGACAAAAAAACCTGCCGCTGCGAGAAAGGCGGGTTGTCGGCCTTGCCAACCCCGGGTGATGCGGGCATGTAAATAGGCAGCAAAAACTAACCAGGTAATGAGGGCCCAGGTTTCTTTGGGATCCCAGCTCCAATAGGAACCCCAGGCTTCGTTGGCCCAAACGGCACCGGCAATAATCCCAATGGTCAGAAGGGGAAAGCCTAAGCCAATGATGCGGTAGCTAATGTTGTCGAGGGTATCGGCAATGCTCAACATCTGAGGGCTGAGGGTCGCAGTTGTGGTGAGCTGCTGGAGATCGGGGGACGTTAAGACAGCGGTATTCCCGTTGCTTTGGGGTTCAGTTTTCTGAAAGGACACTACGGTTGCCGGGGTTTCACCGGTGGGATTTTGGGGCTGGCGCAGTCGATAGCCACCATTGCCAACGGAGCTGCCTCGCAATTCAATTTTTTGGCCTTTGGTGACAATTAAAAAGGCGATCGCCAACAAAGACCCCACCAACAATGCGGCATAGCTAATCATCATCACACTGACGTGCATCATCAGCCAGTTGGACTTGAGGGCCGGGACAAGGGGGGCTGAGTTTTGCATTTCCGCCGGGAGAGAAAGGGCTGCGAAGGCCGTGATCCCCATGGCGACCGGCGCAGTAATCACACCGACCCAACGACTGCGACTCATCCATTCGGCCACGAGGTGCATGGTGGTCACTCCCCAGGCGAGAAAAAAGAGCGATTCATAAAGATTGCTGAGGGGGAAATATCCCGCTTCTAACCAACGGGCTCCTAGGAGGGTGGCCATGCAGAGATTGGCGATCGCCACGCCGAGGGTGCCTAAGCCAGTTAAGCCCGGAATGTTTGGGAACGCGGCCCCGCCCCAATAGAGGAGCATTGTTAAGAAAAGAACCAGAAAAGAAGTGTTATCTAAAAGGCTTTGGAGTGCGACCAAATCCATTGTGCGATTCTCCTAAAAAAATATCGATCAAAAAAGCTTGGACTTTTAGTGGACTGTGATTAAAAAATTTTTATCGTTACTTATTTTCCCATTAGATCATATCGGCTGAGCTCCCCCGACGGCTATGTCGATCCTGATAGAGGGTGGTACGTTCTGCGGGAAGGCGATCCACTGAGGCGATCGCCGTTCGTAATTGAGAGACCGTTAAACAGGTTCCCCCTTGGGCACCGGCCATGGTGGTAATGTGCTCTTCCATGAGGGTACCGCCTAAATCATTACAGCCCCAACGGAGGGCAGTGGTGGCCCCTGCCAAGCCCAGTTTGACCCAACTCGGCTGGTGATTAATAATCCATTTGCCAAGGAAGAGGCGAGCCACCGCCGTCAATAACAGTGTTTTTTGCAGATCCGGTTGATCCCGGCCCACTTTTTTGCGGAGTACCTGGGGGGCTAACTGACCGACAAAGGGTAAGAGAATAAATTCAGTAATCTTCGCGGGTTTCCCCTCGGCGATCGCCTGTTGTTGCAACTGCCGAATTTGGGCTAAATGTTGTACCTGATGCCATGGCGTTTCGATGTGGCCACAGAGCATTGTGCTGGTGGTCGGCAGTCCCAGGTGGTGGGCCGTACTGACAATTTCTAGCCAAGTTGCCGCCTTTAACTTTTCGGGGCAAATCTGACGGCGAATTTGATCATCGAGAACTTCTGCGGCAGTACCCGGGAGGGAATCAACGCCAGCTTCCTTGAGGGCAATAATTACATCCCGAAAGGACAGATGATCTTCGCGGGCAATAAATTCAATTTCCTGGGGAGAAAAGGCGTGGAGATGTAAGCCAGGGAAAGCATCCTTTAAAGCAGAAACCAAATCTAGGTAATAGTTGAGCGATCGCCCATTACGTTTTGCCTGGGGATTTAGTCCCCCCTGGATGCACAGTTCCGTTGCCCCCTCCGCCCAGGCCGCCGCTGCTTTTTCCTGGAGTTGTCCTTGGTCGAGCCAAAAGGAATCTGGATCTCCCACATCTCGCCGAAAAGCGCAGAAGTGACAATGCTGCTCACAAATATTGGTGAAGTTTAGATTGCGGTTAACTACATAGGTGACGGTTTCCCCGCAAAGCGTTTGTCTGAGGGTATCAGCCGCCACTCGGATATTTTCGATGGCCGCCGGCTCCGTTTGGGAAAGGAGAAATACCCCTGCCTCAACCGTAAGATCAACGCCAGCGATCGCCGCATCTAGTACCTGCAGTAAATTCATCCTTGGCCTAACTCGACAGAACGGGCCTTCGCAGCGGTCACAGCAGCAATGACCCCTGAGCGGAACCCGTGGGCTTCGAGGGCAGCGACGCCGGCGATCGTAGTGCCCCCTGGACTGGTGACTCGGTCTTTGAGTTGGGCGGGGTGTAAGCCAGAGGTTTGGAGTAATTCAGCCGTTCCCTTAACCGTTTGGAGGGCAAGTTGTTGGGCTGTGGCCCGGGGTAAACCCGCCGCAACGCCGCCATCGGCCAGGGCTTCTACCATCAAGGCCACAAAAGCCGGGCCAGAGCCAGAAAGTCCGGTAACCGCATCCATCAGGGATTCCGGTACCACCACCACTTCACCCACAGCCCCAAAAATCTGTTTTGCGAGGGCGACCTGGGCTTCTGAAACGAGATCTCCAGGGGCGATCGCTGTCATCCCTTGGCCAATAATCGCCGGTGTATTTGGCATTGCCCGCACCACAGGATAGTCCCCGAAACCGCTTTGTAACTGGGTCAGGGTCACTCCAGCAAGGATTGACAACACCAGGGGGCGCATTTGTTGCTGCTGGCCTTGGAGTTCGCTGGTGACTTGGTTGAAAATTTGTGGTTTGATCGCCAGCATCAAAACATCAGAGGCGATCGCCACTTCTAGATTCTTTGCCGTGACGTCTACCTGATATTCCTGCTGTAAATAAGCCCGCCGTTCTGCCACAGGTTCACTTACAATCACATCCGCTGGCAAGTAAATCTGTTCCTTGAGGAGCCGTGCGAGGAGGGCTTCTCCCATGACACCGCCGCCAATCATGCCGAATTTTGCAGCCATTTTAATTTTTCACATTCATCCCTGAAATGACGCATTCATCTTGACTGATTTTTTCCCAGAAGGCAAATGTACCGCATCAAAAAGGGGACAGAAAATCTATCCCCAAATTTTGGCGATCGCCGTTTGATTGCAGCGTTTTTGTGGGCTAATTTTTATTGAGCCTGGGCCATCGGCGTCATGTCGTCATTCCAAGCCGGAGCCGGGGCCGCCGGACGCGCCGGAGCCGCAGGGGTTTCTTCTTGGTTTAAGCTAGCTTGATTCGTGACCTGGACACAGTTCGGCGTGAAGAGAAAAATACTGTCACCAATCCGTTCTTGGTGGCCATCAATGGCAAAGGTCCCACCGGCAACAAAATCCACTGCCCGCTGTGCTTCGTCGGGATCCATCATGTTGAGATTGAGCACAATGGAACGTCGATCCCTAAGGGCTTGGATAATTTGGGGCATTTCTTCGAAGGAATGAGGCTCACAAACGACCACTTCAGCCGGGGAATTACTGACGCCAGGGAGGCCAATGACATTGTTACGAGCGGGGGTGGTGTTAGAGTTCATGGCAAAGTTAGAAACAACGGTAGGGTTTTCAGGTAGACGACGGGGGGCAGGCGCACTCTCTTCGGGCAAAGGGGTGGGCATTTCAGCAGGATAGAGGGCATGATAATCGTTATTATCAATTTCTCCTTCATAGTATTCTTCGTATTCTTCTGATTCGTTGAAGCCTAGGAAGTTACGTATGCTGTTGAACATGGGGCTAAATATCCTTGGTTATAGGGTTTTCAATATTTTGATAATGATATGCTTCGCTATTTTGGTGGATGGTGGGCGACATCTCCCAAAATCGTTTGTCCAGGATATAAGGCTCGAAGGGTGAAGAGACTTGACCAAGACTTTAGGTGATTTTGAGCATATTCTAAGGGATGAATTATCTGGGGCTCCGCCAATTTAAATTTCTTAAGCTTAGCGATCGCCTTAGGACATATGGCTTATTTTGCCCTAAAAGTGGAGTTTTGGAGAATCGACATTGATAAGATTTTGTGAATCGAACATTTTAAATTCTAGATATTTTTCATCAATAGATTTGTTGCAAGAGGATCAATTTCGAAATTTTTTATGGGATTGTGGCGGGTCACTGGGATGATCGAGGTCGTTGTCAGCACTCAGATGTGCTTATTCCCGTGCCCCAAAGATCCCCTGGCCGACGCGAACCATTGTTGCTCCAGCCTCAATCGCCAGGGGATAATCACCGGACATTCCCATGGATAATTCTGTTAATTGTTCCGGCAAGATTGCCATCTGATTCAGCTGTTCCTTGAGAGAAAAGACCTGCCCAAAAGCCGCTTGGGTCGCTGCGCGGGAAAGTCCTAGGGGCAGAATTGTCATTAAACCCTGAACCTTGAGGTGTTGACAGGTGGCGAGGTGCGGTAAATCAGTCAAGAGTTGAGGAATTTCCCAGCCAAATTTATTTGGGTCAGGCAATGGTTTGATTTGTAAACAGCAGCGGGCTGGATTTTCTAAGTCGGCGGCATATTGATCCAGTTTTTGGGCGAGGGCCAGACTATCGACTGTATGAATCCAATCGAAATGGGCGATCGCCTTTTTCGCCTTATTTTTTTGCAGATGGCCAATAAAATGCCACCGGATATCCGGCAAGTCTTCTAATTCCGCTTGTTTTTGCTGGGCTTCCTGGAACCGATTTTCGCCAAAATCTCGAATTCCCGCCGCGTAGGCCAGGCGAATTTTTGCCGCAGGGTGGGTTTTACTTACAGCGATCAGGCGCACCTCCGGGGGGATTTCTTCCCGTAGTCGGGCAATATTTTCGGCGATCGCATCTGACATTACTAAAAAAATGACCCGTAAATTTTAGACTCAACTAACTCGCTTATTGAAACGTTCGTTTAAAGAGTGCCTGCAACACTTGAAACTCAGCCATGGCACCGGAGCGGCGCACCTGACGCAGGCGATTTTCCATCTTTAACCGCGCATCCATCCGAGTGACCGACTCAAAACTCATGCCATTGGCATCTTGGTTCACAATAAAAAATAACCGCTGGGCATAGAGCGTCGTAAATAACTCCTGCTTGTCTTCCAGTTCACAAATCCGAAAGAGCATGCCAAATGTCGGGTGATTAAAATAAGATTCCGTGTTCATTCAAATTTTAGTGAGTTCACCAATAGCCACAAAGCGCCCTCTCTTTTTCGGTTCACAACCACAAAAAATTAGGGGTTATCTTTGCTGTAATCAAAAATACATATTAAAAATATTAGACATAGTATATAGGCAAGGTTCCCTCTGGGATAGCGTGATCTAGAGTTTTCACGGCTCACGTCAAGATTCTGGCGGATTCAGATCCCCATCTCCCACAAGAGAAACCTAAATTGCTAGAATAAAAAGCTGCTAATTTGCCTAGCCCATTATTTTTGAAACGACCATGACTAAGCCTCGTCAATATCACATTACCACTTTCGGTTGTCAGATGAACAAGGCCGACTCTGAACGTATGGCGGGCATTCTCGAAGAGATGGGCTATCACTTCACCGAAGATCCCTATGCTGCAGATCTCGTTCTCTACAACACCTGCACCATCCGGGATAACGCAGAACAAAAAGTTTATTCTTACCTCGGTCGCCAGGCCAAGCGGAAACAAACCAAGCCCGATTTGACTTTGATCGTCGCGGGCTGTGTTGCCCAACAGGAAGGGGAAAGTCTTCTGCGTCGTGTCCCGGAACTGGATCTGATCATGGGGCCTCAACATGCCAACCGTCTCCAGGATTTGTTAGAGCAGGTCGAGGGGGGCAGCCAGGTGGTCGCAACAGAACCGATTCATATCGTTGAAGACATTACGAAACCCCGTCGGGATAGCACGGTCACGGCTTGGGTCAATGTGATCTATGGCTGCAATGAGCACTGTACCTATTGTGTTGTTCCTGGAGTCCGGGGTACGGAGCAATCGCGCTATCCAGAAGCAATTCGAGCAGAAATGGAAGAGCTGGGGCGACAAGGATTTAGAGAAGTCACTCTCCTCGGCCAAAATATTGATGCCTATGGCCGGGATCTACCAGGGACAACACCGGAAGGTAGAAATAAATACACCCTCACGGATCTTTTGTATTACGTTCATGATGTACCGGGCATTGAGCGGATCCGCTTTGCCACCAGCCACCCCCGTTACTTTACGGAACGCTTGATCAAGGCTTGCCGGGATCTGCCGAAGGTATGTGAGCATTTTCATATTCCCTTCCAGTCTGGGGATAATGAGGTGCTGAAGGCGATGCGACGGGGCTATACCCATGAGAAATATCGTCGGATTATTAATATGATTCGGGAATATATGCCGGATGCGTCGATTAGTGCCGATGCGATCGTGGCTTTCCCTGGGGAAACAGAGGAGCAGTTTGAAAATACGTTAAAACTTGTCGATGAGATTGGTTTTGATCAACTCAATACGGCGGCCTATTCACCCCGACCCGGCACCCCCGCAGCCACTTGGGATAATCAACTCTCTGAAGAAGTGAAAGGCGATCGCCTCCAACGGTTAAATCATCTTGTTTCCCAGAAAGCAGCGGAACGTTCCCAACGCTATGCTGGACGGATTGAAGAAGTTTTAGTGGAAGATCAAAATCCCAAAAATCCCAGTCAGGTGATGGGTCGCACCCGTGGCAATCGTTTGACCTTTTTTGCGGGGAATATCAACGAACTCAAGGGTAAAACTGTCTCGGTGAAAATTACAGAAGTGCGTCCTTTTAGTCTCACGGGTGAACCCATTGCAGCCCTCGTCACTGCTTAATATCCATGAAATTTATCCCTTTTGTACCAGTTCCAATCCTTTCCTGACAATTGGGATTAGACTCCTTTTTGTAAAAAACGATGACTGATTCTGAAAGCAATCAAATTCTCCTGGAAATACGTCAGTTTAAAACCCAAGTTAGTGGGGAGCTAAAACAATTAAATACTCGCTTAGAACATATTGAGACGAGACTTGATCGGGTGGAGATTGGTCAGGAAAAAGCAGATGCTTATCGTCAGGGGACCCAATGGGTGGTGAATTTGTCGTTTAGTTTGATTGTGGCGACGACGATTGGGATTATTTTGCGGTTTGTGTTGGCGAGTTAGAGATTTTTTTCAGTATTTTTATGGAACCTTGGCAGTTAGAAAGCACGATTCGGCAAACTCAGTTGATTTTGACAAATTATCGCCGTTGGTTTGGAGAGCACTTGATTAGGGTTGATGGCGATCGCCTTGAACAGGCAAAAATATTATTTGAATCGCCTTTTGTCGTGTTTTCTCACGGCACAGAAGCTGACCCTATCTATAACTATGGTTCTCGTTTGGGTTTGGAATTATGGGAAAGAACTTGGGAAGAATTAACTCAAATGCCCTCACGACAATCCGCAGCGGCAGAGGAACAAGCGCAACAGGAACGGTACGCAGCCCTTGTAGATAGTCGTAATTATGGTTGTAAGCGTGATTTTTCGGCTGTGCGAGTCACAAAAAGTGGACGACCCGTTCGGATTGAAAATGTGAAACTTTACGATTTACTCGATGCATCAGGAGAATATCGGGGTCAAGCTGCGGTATTTTCTAAATGGACATTTTTAGATGAAATCACGCAATGAAAGAACAATTTATCCTCTGGCTGGATCGGTTATTGGTGGCGGATGTATTTGTGGTGTTATTTGCCTTTTTTTGGTTTGCGATCGCCCTCGTGGGTAAATCCTCCGGTATGAATTTGGGCTGGGATCTCTGGTATAGCCTTTGGGAACCTGTGTTTACGCCCGCGATTGGGATTTTAATGTTGGGGGCGATCGCCAGTTGGGTGATCAAAAAGATTAGCAATTGGTTCGGTTCCGGTTCCGATGAATTGAGCTAAAGAATTTTTTCGCAGAATTTTGCTGTCTCGTTAGGATGAACGGATTCGCAGTTGGACAGAGAATATGAGACTTTCAGAACGATTTTCTAAGGCGTTGGTGCTGGCAGAAACATTGCACCGGACACAAATTCGTAAGGGTTCCGGCACACCTTACATTGCCCATTTGTTAGGGGTTGCCAGTTTAGTGCTTGAAGCGGGTGGAGACGAGGATGAGGCGATCGCCGCTCTACTCCATGATGCCATCGAAGATCAGGGCGGACTCAAAACCAGAGATTTAATTCGGGAAAAATTTGGCGATCGCGTCACCGAAATCGTTGAAGGTTGTTCCGATAGTTTTGACGGCGAAAAAAAGAAGCCCTGGCGAGAACGCAAAGAAGCCTATCTTCAGCACCTTACAACCGCTTCAGCCTCAGTACATCTTGTTTCTATGGCCGATAAACTTTACAATGCCCAATCTATTTTGCGAGATTATCAACGGATAGGTGAAATCCTCTGGACACGCTTTAAGGGCAAAAAAGAGGGCACCCTTTGGTATTACAACTCACTTTTGGCAATTTTCGACCCAGACCATCCCCTCGCCCAAGAATTACGCCATACTATTAATACATTGGAAAAAATCATACGAACCAGTTGAACATTACTTAATTCGGATTAATTGCCAAGACTTAAAGTTGGCGATCACTTCGTAATTTAATATTTTTTCCGTTAAATTTTCAGTATCAATCCAAACATACTGACTTTTCTTTAGGTGTTTAACATCTTGGATTTTCTCGTTGAAGTTTAGAAAATAAAATTTAATTAAAACCTTAGTTTTTCCATCACCAATAGCCGCAACTTGCTGAGTTTGAGCGACCCTTTGAACTCTCTCCACTTGAACCACTTCTTTAAAATCCGGACTAATATCTGTAATTAATCCAGAAGCCATTAATAAACAGAAAGCAATCCAGTGACCCAACAATAAACTGGTAAGTGAATATTGACTAAAGTTTTTTTGCCAAGTAAACAGAGCAGTACAAAACCAACCGATGCCCAGAGGTAAAAGAATTAGAGAATACTGCTTGAAAACTTCTGACACATCTGGGGAAATAAATCGTAGACCAAAAAGTTGTGAACTATAGAAACCAGCGCAAACTCCCAGGATTAGAATTCCCAAAATACCTAACAAAAAGATGGTGTAATCAAATATTTTTTGATGAGGTGGCTGTTTTTGAACATGGTTTAAGCTGCCGTTGATAGAAACCGCTGCAAAAATCGCAATAAAGGGATAGAGAGATAAAGAGTAATGGGATAAACGTGTTGAATATATGGTGATTGCGATAAAAATAAGTGCTGGAGGTACTAAAATCAAAAAATAAGCCCATGGTCGCTTAGAAAGCATCTGATAATAGCCAAGAGCTGCAAAAATAATCCAGGGAAAACAAAGACCAATCGTTGTCCATAGATAATAAAAATACCCATTGCCTCGGCGTTCTTCTTGGGAGAGAGACCAAAACAAATTGATTAAGCTTGCGATTGAATCATAACCAAATCTTTGACTACTAAAAAACAACCAAAGTATCAAAGGAAGGCTTCCCACTATAAAACCAAAATAAAGCCAAAACTGCTTCCAGTATTTTTTTTGAACTAGATAAGGAAGTAGGCTAAATATTAGCATAAATGCCAAAAATCCTCTGAAGATAACCATTAAGGAGAGACATAATCCTACACCAAAAAGCAAAGCACTCGATTTTTGAATGTTTGGTTTTTGGCCTAAACTTAATTCACCTAAAAGAGCGATCACCAACAGAAAAAGAAAGATTGTCACATGATCAGGATTGGCAAGGTAGCTATATCGTACCCAAAGGAATTCTAAACATAAAATCCCTCCTGCCAGTAAAGCGACCTGTTTATTCAGAAGAGATTCAGTGATTTTATAAACAAGAAGAACGCATCCTAAAGCAAGAAAGAGATTGGGAAGTCTCAGGGCAATTTCATTCACACCTAATAGAAAATAACTTAGGGCGATAATCCAGTAGATGCCAGGGGGTTTATGATGGGGTGCTTGCCAAGGGTTAATCCAGTCACCAGTATCAAACATCAACTTCGCTCGAGTGGCATACAGTCCCTCATCATGGGCCATGATGCTTTGGTCTGCCAATAATCCAATGCTGAGAATTGGTATCGTCCATAAACAGAGCCATAGGTAAGGATTCTGGAGCAGTTTTCGATAGCTAAGCATCAATATTTATTTTGTGATTGAAATTTTGGACAAAATAAAAAGACAGGCATTGTAAGTACCTGTCTCCGATTGATTCTGGAACTCTAGTAGAACCTTAATAGTCGAGTTGGCCGGCGGCTTGAACCCGTTCTACTTGTTTCTTCTTCAGCACCAGGAAGATTTGAGTCAGCATAATCCCAGCCACAAAGGCCATGTAGCCATAGATGCGAGCGGGATTTTGGAGCACTACTTCCGTATCTTTTTGGCCAAAACCACCGACGTTGGGGTTATTAGTGAGAGGATCACCGACGGTGATTGCTTGACCTTTAGAAACAATCACTTCAGGGCCAGCAGGAATCGTGTTGGTTACTTCACCTGCTTCGGTGGAGATAATAACATCAGTGGTAATGACACCAGTACCAGCATCATTCACAACAACATCTGCAATGGTGCCTGTGGCAGACGCTTTAAATTGATTGTTATTGCTGAGTTCACCAGTGGGATATACCTGACCACGGCCACGGTTCGCACCGAGGTGGACAGCATATTTACCGTAGTTGATATTTTTATCGGTTTTCGGATCGGGGGAGAGCACCGGGAAAACAATTTCTTCATATTGGTCACCGGAAATCGGCCCAATGATCACAACGTTTTCTTGATCCGGAGCGTAGGACTGGAAGTAGAGACCTTCAGTTTTTTCTTTTAGTTCATCGGAGAGGCGATCAGCGGGCGCAATTTTGAAGCCTTCAGGAAGCATCAAAACGGCACCAACATTGAGGCCACCCTTCGAGCCGTCCCCTAAAATTTGTTGCTGGCTGTGGTCATAGGGAACTTTGACAACGGCTTCAAAAACTTGATCGGGTAAGACAGACTGGGGAATTTCCACCTCTGCTTCTTTGGCAGCGAGGTGACAGTTGGCACAGACGATCCGGCCTGTTGCTTCACGGGGGGTTTCCGGGGCGGTTTGCTGGGCCCAAAAAGGATAGGCAGCAGCGGCTTGGGGGAAAAGGGCGTCACTGGCGAAAAATAAACCAAAGGTGGCGATCGCCACGAGGCAGGCGGTCTTTAGCCGTTGCCAGATTGCCATCAGTTCAGGTGTTTTCATCGTAAATTTTTACAAGCGTTTTCTCTAATGGATGAACCCGTATGGGGGTCTTTAGGCCCACCAAGGAGCTTCGTCAGTACGGAAATCGGTTTCTGTCCAATCGGTGAAGGAGATCTTGTCATCTTCAGTCACTTCCGCATGGACAAGGGCCAAGGACAACGGTGCTGGGCCGCGAACCACTTTCCCAGTTTCGTCATACTGAGAACCGTGGCAAGGACACATGAATTTATTTTCAGCGGTATTCCAAGGGACGACACAGCCA
Coding sequences within:
- a CDS encoding KGK domain-containing protein, producing the protein MSKNFQPLSSGEVLSINSESRFVIGHSTFRVDEFAAALKQLLLDQGLGGLTEETIDWLTDNGIECDVLRFGASGWVKGKVRLHLEFAEEDGGEASADPKPKAAADLLPSVAASDFPSATASTTSESDFDDLELEFNEAEFADLGLDFDDSESDTAEPELPDLDLPDMEAAPQDVGTDFADQDDLDDFEALFDESSDAAEADLAEPVDDLDELFGEEDFDFDAAVAEEAEEVPEIHGPDAPREEEAEATDVFSDLDSEEFGKTADFDEAVAAEAGFAGITPEADHGGEDISAPPPEPVEQSTISGRETIVFQETLVQPDEEFLENIFDQETSETPEQPTPESEAELQETDDLEALFSEDTPASDLNEAISDEDLDDLFGDTEEGDFDLDLDLDEFADDDEPTAITVDSGEEQETVLKDLFDEPEQLPEEDDLFQSLLEENPAPATGDLETLEDLPEMETESTPEALETDLLDAHNPFGEVAEDQPPTQDDIQDAALEADDPFAVFTDNDTESLDDLSGDLELSLDEAEESLPEDSDLDLGDLFDDSEVSSNQNTQASDDDLGQFINVAMFRKKP
- the ccsB gene encoding c-type cytochrome biogenesis protein CcsB produces the protein MDLVALQSLLDNTSFLVLFLTMLLYWGGAAFPNIPGLTGLGTLGVAIANLCMATLLGARWLEAGYFPLSNLYESLFFLAWGVTTMHLVAEWMSRSRWVGVITAPVAMGITAFAALSLPAEMQNSAPLVPALKSNWLMMHVSVMMISYAALLVGSLLAIAFLIVTKGQKIELRGSSVGNGGYRLRQPQNPTGETPATVVSFQKTEPQSNGNTAVLTSPDLQQLTTTATLSPQMLSIADTLDNISYRIIGLGFPLLTIGIIAGAVWANEAWGSYWSWDPKETWALITWLVFAAYLHARITRGWQGRQPAFLAAAGFFVVWVCYLGVNILGKGLHSYGWFF
- the cofH gene encoding 7,8-didemethyl-8-hydroxy-5-deazariboflavin synthase subunit CofH, which encodes MNLLQVLDAAIAGVDLTVEAGVFLLSQTEPAAIENIRVAADTLRQTLCGETVTYVVNRNLNFTNICEQHCHFCAFRRDVGDPDSFWLDQGQLQEKAAAAWAEGATELCIQGGLNPQAKRNGRSLNYYLDLVSALKDAFPGLHLHAFSPQEIEFIAREDHLSFRDVIIALKEAGVDSLPGTAAEVLDDQIRRQICPEKLKAATWLEIVSTAHHLGLPTTSTMLCGHIETPWHQVQHLAQIRQLQQQAIAEGKPAKITEFILLPFVGQLAPQVLRKKVGRDQPDLQKTLLLTAVARLFLGKWIINHQPSWVKLGLAGATTALRWGCNDLGGTLMEEHITTMAGAQGGTCLTVSQLRTAIASVDRLPAERTTLYQDRHSRRGSSADMI
- the proC gene encoding pyrroline-5-carboxylate reductase, whose amino-acid sequence is MAAKFGMIGGGVMGEALLARLLKEQIYLPADVIVSEPVAERRAYLQQEYQVDVTAKNLEVAIASDVLMLAIKPQIFNQVTSELQGQQQQMRPLVLSILAGVTLTQLQSGFGDYPVVRAMPNTPAIIGQGMTAIAPGDLVSEAQVALAKQIFGAVGEVVVVPESLMDAVTGLSGSGPAFVALMVEALADGGVAAGLPRATAQQLALQTVKGTAELLQTSGLHPAQLKDRVTSPGGTTIAGVAALEAHGFRSGVIAAVTAAKARSVELGQG
- a CDS encoding cell division protein SepF: MFNSIRNFLGFNESEEYEEYYEGEIDNNDYHALYPAEMPTPLPEESAPAPRRLPENPTVVSNFAMNSNTTPARNNVIGLPGVSNSPAEVVVCEPHSFEEMPQIIQALRDRRSIVLNLNMMDPDEAQRAVDFVAGGTFAIDGHQERIGDSIFLFTPNCVQVTNQASLNQEETPAAPARPAAPAPAWNDDMTPMAQAQ
- a CDS encoding YggS family pyridoxal phosphate-dependent enzyme, coding for MSDAIAENIARLREEIPPEVRLIAVSKTHPAAKIRLAYAAGIRDFGENRFQEAQQKQAELEDLPDIRWHFIGHLQKNKAKKAIAHFDWIHTVDSLALAQKLDQYAADLENPARCCLQIKPLPDPNKFGWEIPQLLTDLPHLATCQHLKVQGLMTILPLGLSRAATQAAFGQVFSLKEQLNQMAILPEQLTELSMGMSGDYPLAIEAGATMVRVGQGIFGARE
- the pipX gene encoding transcriptional coactivator PipX, yielding MNTESYFNHPTFGMLFRICELEDKQELFTTLYAQRLFFIVNQDANGMSFESVTRMDARLKMENRLRQVRRSGAMAEFQVLQALFKRTFQ
- the miaB gene encoding tRNA (N6-isopentenyl adenosine(37)-C2)-methylthiotransferase MiaB, whose amino-acid sequence is MTKPRQYHITTFGCQMNKADSERMAGILEEMGYHFTEDPYAADLVLYNTCTIRDNAEQKVYSYLGRQAKRKQTKPDLTLIVAGCVAQQEGESLLRRVPELDLIMGPQHANRLQDLLEQVEGGSQVVATEPIHIVEDITKPRRDSTVTAWVNVIYGCNEHCTYCVVPGVRGTEQSRYPEAIRAEMEELGRQGFREVTLLGQNIDAYGRDLPGTTPEGRNKYTLTDLLYYVHDVPGIERIRFATSHPRYFTERLIKACRDLPKVCEHFHIPFQSGDNEVLKAMRRGYTHEKYRRIINMIREYMPDASISADAIVAFPGETEEQFENTLKLVDEIGFDQLNTAAYSPRPGTPAATWDNQLSEEVKGDRLQRLNHLVSQKAAERSQRYAGRIEEVLVEDQNPKNPSQVMGRTRGNRLTFFAGNINELKGKTVSVKITEVRPFSLTGEPIAALVTA
- a CDS encoding MEKHLA domain-containing protein — translated: MEPWQLESTIRQTQLILTNYRRWFGEHLIRVDGDRLEQAKILFESPFVVFSHGTEADPIYNYGSRLGLELWERTWEELTQMPSRQSAAAEEQAQQERYAALVDSRNYGCKRDFSAVRVTKSGRPVRIENVKLYDLLDASGEYRGQAAVFSKWTFLDEITQ